One Baekduia alba genomic window, CAAGGTCAAGGTCGTCGGCTTCTACGACTACCCGTCGGAGCTCAAGCTGATCAAGGGCGGGAAGCTCAGCGCGGTGGCGACCGCCTCGTTCCCGCACAACGCGTGGCAGGCGGTCGACGCGCTCGCCCAGCACTTCGGCGACGGCAAGCCCCTGTCCTCGGCCGGGCAGTTCCAGCTGCCGCTGCAGTACGAGCTGGTCACCAAGGACAACGCGCCGGCGTCGGTCGACGTCGACCCGGCCGCCGACCGGGCGGCCTCGTACTACACGCGGCTCTGGCACTCCGAGTTCAGCAACGTGCGATGAGCGCCTCGGTGACCACCGACCAGCACGCGGCGGCGCTCGGCGCCGCCGCCGATCCCGGCGCGCCGGCGCCGCGCGGGGCGCGGCTGGGGCACCTCGCGGCGTTGAGCCGCTACGGCGTGCTGCTGACGTTCGCCCTGGTGTTCGTCGGCTTCGCGATCGCGATCCCGGACGTGTTCCTCACCGGCCGGAACATGTCCAACATCATCAACTCGGCGGCGGTGCCCGCGCTGCTGGCCGTGGGTCTGACCGTGCCGCTGGTGATCGGCGACTTCGACCTGTCGGTCGGCTCCGGCGCGAGCCTCGGCGGCGCGTTGACCGTGGTGCTGATGGCGAGCCATGGGTGGTCGCCCGTCGCGGCCGTCGCCGCGGCGCTGGTCGTCGCCGCTGCGGTCGGCGCGCTCAACGGCACGATCGTGGCGGTGCTCGGCGCGTCGTCGTTCATCATCACCTTGGCCATGGGCAGCGTGCTGACCGGCGTCGAGTTCCTGCTGACCAAGCAGCAGACGATCGTCGTCGGGATCCCGCAGGGCTTCACCGACGTCGGGACCGCCTCGGTCGGCGGCGTCCAGGTGCCGGTGCTGATCACGCTGGGCGTGGCCGTCGTGCTGGCGACCGTGCTGGGGCAGACGCCGTTCGGCCGCTACGTGCGGGCCGCCGGCGCCAACCGAACGGCGGCGGAGCTGCTCGGCCTGCCGGTCCGCCGGCTGCGCGTCGGCGCGCTGATGGTCTCGGCGGTCTGCGCGGGCCTGGCGGGCGTGTTCATCGTGTCGGTCGCCGGCAACTCGTTCCCCAACGCCGGGGCCTCGCAGCTGCTCCCGGCGTTCGCGGCGGCCTTCCTCGGCTCGACCCTGCTGCCCTCGCGGCAGTTCTCCCTCCTCGGCGCCTGGGCATCGGCGTGGCTGCTCGAGATGGTCGCCACCGGCCTGGTCGAGCTGAACCTCGACGCGTGGACCATCGACGTGTTCAACGGCCTGGTGCTGATCGTGGCGATCGTCGCCGCCCTCCACGGCCGTAGGAGCGCACGATGAGCGGTGGCGTCGACGCCTACGTCGAGGCGACGGACGTGCACCTGTCGTTCGGGTCCGTGCATGCTCTGCGTGGCGCATCGATCAGGATCCCCAAGGGAGCTGTCGAAGGGCTGGTCGGCCACAACGGCGCCGGCAAGAGCACGCTCATCAGCGTGATCTGCGGTGCCCAGGTACCGGACGCCGGCTCGCTCGTCGTGCGAGGCGCGCCGCTGCGCGGCGGCAGCGTCGCGGAGGCCGAGGAGCGCGGGGTGGTGCTCGTCCCGCAGCGCACGTCGCTCTTCGAAGAGCTCACCGTGCTCGACAACCTGCTGATCCCGCGGCGCTTCCCGATCGCGCGCACCGGCACGATCGCCTGGAGCGCCGCGCGCGCGGCGGCGCGGGCGGCGCTGGCCCAGGTCCGGCTGGAGGTCGACCTCGACGCGCGCGTGACCGACCTGACCGTGCCGGAGCGCCGCGCGCTCATGATCGCCCGGGCGCTGCTGCGGCGACCGCGGCTGCTGATCCTCGACGAGCCGACCGAGGCGTTCACCGAGGGCGAGGTCGCGCGGCTGTTCGAGACCCTGCGCGCGATGATCGGCGACGGGCTGACCGTGCTGTACGTGTCGCATCGCCTCGACGAGGTCCTGGACCTCGCCGGCCACGTCACGATCATGCGCGACGGCGCCACCGTCGGCCGCGTCGCGGCGGGCGGCGTCGACCGGCGCGCGCTGGTCGGCCTGATGCTCGGTGAGGAGGCCCCAGCGGTCGCCCGCCTGGAGCGCCGCGACGACCTCCACGCCCGCCGGGCCGGCACGGTCCTGGCGCTGCACGACGTCCGATCGCCCGCGCTGCACGGCGTCGACCTGCGCGTCGGCGCCGGCGAGGTCGTCGGGCTCTACGGCCTGGCCGGCGCCGGACGCAGCGAGATCCTGCGGGTCGTCGCCGGGCTTCGGCCCGCCACGGGCGGCACCGTCGAGCTGCACGGCGCGCCGCTGGAGGGCACCGTCGGCCAGCGGCGCTCCGCCGGCGTCAGCCTGCTCTCGGCCGACGTCGCCGGTGAGGGGGCGCTGCCCGGGTTGACGGTGCGCGAGAACGTCGCCATCGGCGTGGCCGGCGGCGTGCGGACCACGCGGCGGGCGCCGTTCGTGTCTCGCGCGCGAGAGACCATCGTCGCGCGGGCCGCGCTCGAGGAGGTCGGCCTCGATCCCGGGCGCCTGGAGGCGCCGGTGGAGACGCTCAGCGGCGGCATGCAGCAGAAGGTCATGCTGGCCCGCAGCCTCGTCGGCGCCAGCGCCCTCTGGCTGCTGGACGAGCCGATGACCGGGCTGGACGTGCACAGCCGCGTCGAGCTGGCCGCGCTGCTGCGCCGGCTCGTCGGCGAGCGCCGCGCCGCGGCCGCCGCGGCCGTGCCGCGCGGCGCCCTGGTGGTCCTCAGCGAGTTCGAGGACCTCACGATGATGTGCGATCGCGTCTACGCGGTCCGCGACGGCCGCATCGTGGCCGAGTACCACGCCGGCGAATTCGACGAGCCCGCGCTCGTCCACGCCGTGAGCTTCGAACGGGCCGCCTGAGCCCGGAAAAGGAGGAGACCGATGTCGACCGCGACAGCCACCCCGATGACGTTCGCCGGCGAGGGCCTGTACCCCAGGCTCTTCTCGCCGTGGGCGCTCCGCAACCAGGAGGTCAAGAACCACATCATCTTCCCGCCCACCTGTCCCACGTGGACCGACCAGGGCGTGCTGACCGACATGGCCACCGCCTACTACGAGGAGCGGGCCAAGCACGAGGTCGGGCTGATCATCATCGGCGCCACGCACGTCCATCGCGACTCCTTGGCGGCGCCGCTGATGACGCCCCAGCTGTTCAACGACGACAACGTCGAGCCGCTGCGGGCGATCGCCGACGCCGTGCACGCCCACGGGACCAAGCTCGCCATCCAGCTCTGGCACTCCGGCATGCGGGGCTTCCCGTTCCCCAAGCAGGATCCCGGCTACGACCTGGACGCGAGCTGGCACACCGTGTCGCCGAGCGCGATCCCGCTCGGCGAGTTCCCGGGCGGAGGGACGCCGAAGGAGCTCACCGACGGTGAGATCCTCGACGTCATCGACGCCTTCGGAACGGCCGCGGAGCGCGCCGCGCGGGCCGGCCTCGACGGGGTCGAGTTCCACCTCAGCCACGGCTACCTGGCCTGGCAGTTCCTCTCGCCGCTCTACAACCACCGCACCGACCGGTGGGGCGGCTCGTACGAGAACCGGCTGCGCTTCCCGATCGCCTGCATGGAGAAGATCCGCGAGGCGGTCGGCCCGGAGATGTTCATGGGCTACCGGATCAACTCGACGTCGTTCTGGCCCGGCGACCTGGAGATCGACGACATCAAGCAGATCGTCGGCGACCTCGAGCAGCGCGTCGACGTCGACTACGTGAGCGTGTCGGCGGGCGTCCACCACGCCTTCATCCACACGCCGATGGAGTTCGAGGCCGGTTGGGAGAAGGGCTACGCGCGGGCGGTGAAGGACGTGTCGACCAAGCCCGTCTTCCTCGTCGGCCGGATCACGACGCCCGAGGACGCCGAGCGGCTCCTCGAGGAGGAGCAGGGCGACGCGATCTGCCTGGCGCGCCAGATGTTCGCGGACCCGGAATGGGGCCGGAAGGCGCGCGAAGGCCGCTCGGAGGACATCCGCCGCTGCGTCGCCGCCAACCTGTGCTGGCGCAAGGCGAGCACCGGGCAGCGCGTGCAGTGCGTGTACAACCCGACGATGGGCCGCGAGAGCCGCTGGGGCGCCGGGACGTTGACGCCGGTGGCCGAGCCGCGCAACGTCGTCGTCGTCGGCGGCGGCCCGAGCGGGCTGGAGTGCGCGCGAGTGGCGGCGGCCCGTGGGCACAACGTCACCGTCCTCGAGCGCGAGGCCGACCCGGGCGGGCACGTGCGCCTGCAGTCGCTGCTGCCCAGCCGCAGCGAGTACGGGCGCATCGGGACCTGGTTGGCCGAGCAGGCCGTCAAGAACGGGGCGACGATCCGCACCGGCACCGACGTGACCGAGGACAACATCGCCGGGCTGCTGGACGAGCTCCGCGCCGACAAGGTCGTCGTCGCGACCGGGGCGAGCATCGCCGTCGACGGCTTCCAGGGCTGGACCGCCGAGGCGCTGCCCGGGCACGACACCGCCAGCCTCGTCGGCTGGGACGACGTCGTCACCGGCCGCGCGACGCCGACCGGCGACGTGCTGGTCGTCGACGACGTCTGCGACGTCGTCGCGCCGCTGACCGCGGTCGCGCTGGCCAACGCGGGCGCTCGGGTCAAGATCGTCACGCGCTGGCCCATGATCGGCATGGACACGATCCTCGACGTCTACCTCGAGTGGATCCTGCCCCAGGTCTACCGCGCGGGGGTGGAGATGGTCTGCGACCGGTTCGTCAAGGAGATCCGCGGCAAGGAGACCGTGCTGCAGAACGTGCACGCCCCGGACGACGAGCTCGTCCTGCCCTCCGATCACCTCGTCATGGTCACCGCCCGCCGCGCCGAGCACGCGCTGGCCGACCTGCTGGCCGAGCAGGGCGTGGACGTCGCGACGATCGGCTGCGCGGTGGCGCCCAGAGGAACCTACGAGGCCGTGTTCGAGGGCCACCGCGAAGGGCGGCGGATCTGATGCGCCAGGTCAGCGTCCTGACTGATGAGGGGCGTCGCGCGGGCATCCTCGACCGCGAGCGCGTCTACGTCACCAGCTACCCGGGGCTGGAGGCGGCGGTCGCCGCCGGCGCCGACCTCGCGTCGGCGCCGGGCAGTTGGAGGCCGGCGGAGGCGGTGCGCTTCGATGCGCCGCTGCGGCCTCCGGTGGTGCTCTGCGCCGGGCAGAACTACGCGGACCACCTGGACGAGAAGGCGCCGGTCGAGGTCGAGGACCCCGAGTTCTTCATCAAGGCCGGGCAGACGATCGCGGCGCCCGGCGAGGTGTGCCTGCTCGACGGCGACGTCACGACGAAGCTCGACTACGAGACCGAGCTCGGGATCGTGATCGGCGTCCCCGGCCATCGCATCGCCGCCGAGGACGCGCACCGACACATCGCCGGGTACGTGGTGCTCAACGACCTCACCGCGCGCGATCGGCAGGTCGTCGTCCACCCGGACGGCAGCTTCGGCCTGGCGCTGGGTCCCGGGAAGAACTTCGACGGCGCGACGCGGATGTCGAGCTGGGTGACCACCGGCGACGAGGTCGGCGATCCCCAGGCGCTGGGCCTGACCACGCGCGTCAACGGCGAGCTGCGGCAGTCCAACAGCACCGCCGCGATGGTGTTCTCGATCGGGCGCATCGTCGAGTACCTGTCGAACCTCCTGACGCTGCAGCCCGGGACGGTGATCGCGACCGGCACGCCGGGCGGCACCGGGTGGGGCATGGACGCGCAGCTGGGAGGGACGTCGACGACCCCGGAAGGCTGCGCGCCCGCGCGCTACCTGGCGCACGGCGACGCCGTGACGAGCGCGGTCGAGGGCGTCGGCGAGCTGTCGTTCCACGTGCGCGCGGCCGGCCGCGGAGACCGGCGGCTGCGCCAAGCCGCCTAAGGGAGAAGGCCGCGCCGGCTTGACAACTCGGCGCGGACGTGGAACGGTGCTGTAAGCGTTTACGTAAACGCTTACAGAGCCCGTGACGCCCAAGCGCCCAACCTCTTCCGCCGCACCGACCGTCGACACCGTCGCGAGGGCCGCCGGCGTCTCGATCGCGTCGGTGTCGCGCGTCCTCAACGGGCTTCCCGCCAGCGACGAGGTGGCCGACCGCGTGCACGCGGCGGTGGCCGAGGTCGGCTACCAGCCCAACGCGGCGGCGCGGTCGCTGAAGTCGCGGCGCACCCACCAGATCGCCTTCGCGATGGAGAACATCGCCAACCCGGTGTACGTGGCGATGGTCCACGCGATCCAGGAGGTCGCCAAGGAGCGCGGCTACCAGCTGCTGCTGCACTCCACCGACGCCGACGCCGACGACGAGCTCGCGCTGCTCAACGGCCTCGGCCGGCGCTACGTCGACGGGCTGATCATCTCGCCCATCCGGATGTCGCCGGCGCACGTCGAGGCGCTGCGCACGGCGGCCGCCCCGGTCGTCGTGATCGGCGCCACGCCGGACGACCTCGCGGTCGACACGGTGCGCGTGGACTCCCGGGCGGGCGCGGCGCGCGCCGTCGAGCACCTGGTCGACACCGGCCGGCGCCGGATCGCGTTCGTCAACGGCCCGGTCGACACCACGCCGGGCTCGATCCGCCGGGCCGGCTACGAGGACGGGCTCGCCGCGCGCGGCATCGCGCTGGACGAGGAGCTGCTCGAGACCGCGGACTTCCGCCTGGCCGGGGGCGCCGAGGCCGCTCGCCGGATCCTCGAGCGCACGCGTCCGGACGCGATCTTCTGCGCCAACGACCTGATGGCGCTGGGCGTGCTCAACGTCCTGCGCGAGGCGGGCCTGCGGGTTCCCGAGGACGTCGCCGTCGTGGGCATGGACGACATCGACCTCGCGACGATCGCCTGGCCGCAGCTCAGCAGCGTCTCGCTGGGTTCCGACGAGCGCGGCCGGCGCGCCGCCGAGCTGCTGTTCGAGCGCCTCGAGCAGCCGGACCGCGAGCCGCGCCGCGAGCTCGTGGAGACCAGCCTGGTCGTGCGCGGCTCCAGCGCCGCGCGCGAGGTGGCGTCGTGACCACCGCCATCGCCGTCCCGACCCGCCGCACCCGCCGGCGCCGCACGCTCGGCCTCAACCGCGAGGCGCTGCTGCTCGTCATCCCGGCGCTGATCCCGATCGCGATCTTCAGCGTCCTGCCGTTGGCGCGCGGCATCTACCTCGGCTTCACCGACGCCCACGCCGGGCTGAACGTGAGCACGAGCGCCAACGGCCTCGCGAACTACCGCGAGCTGCTGCACGACAGCCTGTTCTGGAACTCGTTCAAGGTCGGCCTCGTCTGGGCGGTCACGGTGACCGCGCTGCAGTTCTGCCTGGGGCTGGGGCTCGCGCTGCTGCTCAACGAGCAGCTGCGGCTGCGGTGGCTGGCCCGGACGCTGGCGCTCATCCCATGGGCGATGCCGCCGGTGGTCGTCGGCCTCATGTGGAAGCTGATCTACCACCCCAACGCGGGCATCCTCAACGCCGCGATCGCCAAGCTCGGCGGGGCGGGGGACACCGACTGGCTGACGAACTTCTCGACGGCGCTGCCCGCCGTGATCGTCGTGGGCGTCTGGGCCGGGATGCCGCAGACGACCGTCACGCTGCTGGCCGGGTTGCAGAGCGTCCCCGGGGAGCTGCACGAGGCCGCGGCGGTCGACGGCGCCGGGAGCTGGCAGCGCTTCCGGCACATCACGCTGCCGTCGCTGGCGCCCATGATCATGGCCATCACCACGCTGGACTTCATCTGGAACTTCAACGCGTTCGGCCTGGTCTACGTGCTCACCGCCGGCGGTCCCGGCGGCCGGACGCAGCTGCCGATGCTCTTCGCCTACCAGGAGGGCTTCGGCTACGGCAACTTCGGCTACGCCGCCGCGCTGGGCAACGTGATGGTGTTGATCATCGCGGGGCTGATGGTGCTCGTGCTGCGGCGCCGGCTGCAGGAGGCGAGCTGACATGACGATGGTCGCGGAGCGGCCGCGCCGGCGGCGCGCGTTCCAGTACACGGCGCTCAGCGCCTACCTCCTGTTCCTCGCGTTCCCGCTGCTGTGGCTGCTGAGCACGGCGTTCAAGGGGCCGCGCGAGATGGCGCGGCTGCACCCGACGCTGATCCCGCACGCGCCGACGCTCGACAACTTCAGCGCCGCGCTGCACGAGCAGGCGCTCGTGCACAGCGCCTGGAACAGCGTGAAGGTGTCGGTCGCGGCCGCGGTCCTGACCGTGCTGCTCGCGCTGCCCGCCGCCTACGCGCTGGCGCGCTTTCGCTCGCGGCTCAACCGGGTCGCGCTCGGCTGGGTGGTGCTCAGCCAGATCTTCCCGTTGATCCTGATCATCATCCCGCTGTTCCTGATCCTGCGCGACCTGCACCTGGTCGACACCCACCTGGGCTTGATCATCGTCTACGTCGTGTGGTCGCTGCCCTTCGCGCTGTGGCTGCTGCGGGGCTACGTGCAGGGCATCCCGGTCGAGCTCGAGGAGGCGGCCGCCACCGACGGCGCGGGGCGGCTGCGGATCCTGGTCTCGATCGTCGCGCCGCTGCTGGCGCCTGGGATCGTCGTCACGCTGCTGTTCTCGTTCATCTCCGCGTGGAACGAGTTCTTCCTGGCCTTGGTCGTGCTCAACGACCCCGAGCAGGCGACGCTGTCGCTGACGCTGGCGAGGTTCCTGGGCAAGGAGGGCGTGGCGGACCTCGGCCCGCTGGCCGCCGCGTCGGTGCTCGCGACGATCCCCAGCCTCGTGCTCTTCGGCGTCATCCAGCGCCGGCTGACCTCGGGCCTGCTCAGCGGAGCGGTAAAGGGTTGACAAAGATGTGGGTTGCTGTTCATACAAGGAGGAGAGAGATGCGCCGTAGAGCGCTGGCCGTCGCGCTGATGGCCGTGATGTCGATCGCCGTCGCCGCGTGCGGCGGCTCGAGCGGGGGCGACGAGAGCGCCGCGAAGGGCCCGGTCAAGCTGCGGTTCCTGAGCCTCGCCTGGCAGAAGGAGTCGATCTCCGCCAACAAGGAGATCGTCGCCGCCTGGAACAAGAGCCATCCGAACATCCAGGTCCAGTACGTCCAGGGCGACTGGGACTCGGTGCACGACCGGCTCGTCACGGCCTTCGCGGGCGACAAGGCGCCCGACGTCTTCCAGTACTCGTCGGACTCGCTGGGCGACTTCGTCCGCCAGGGCTACATCGCCAAGCTCGACGACCGGCTCTCGGCGTCGATGAAGAGCGAGATCCGCCCGGACGCCTGGAAGACCGTGCAGTACCAGGGCGGGACCTACGCGGTGCCGTTCCTGCAGGAGTCGCAGATCATCGTCGCCAACCGCAAGCTGTTGAAGAAGGCCGGGATCGCCGTCCCGACGCCCGACCAGCCGTGGACGTGGGATCAGTTCCAGGCGGCGGCCAAGACGCTGACCACCGGCGGGACGCACGGCGTCGCGTGGGCGCTGAAGCAGTCGACCAACCGCGTGCTGAACCTCTCGCTGTCCTTCGACGGCAAGTTCTTCGGCAGCGACGGCAAGTCGGTGTCCTTCGACGCGGCCGACCAGCAGGTCCCCAAGCGGATCCACGACATGCTCTACACCGACGCGTCGGCGGCCAAGGACGCGCTGGGCATGGGCACCGCCGACCCGCTGCCCGCCTTCTTCGCGGGCAAGTACGCGATGGTGCCGGCCGGCGTGTGGTTCCGCCAGCAGGTCCAGCAGCAGGCGCCCAAGGGCTTCGACTGGGTGACGCTGCCGCCGCTGAAGGGCGCCAACCAGGACCAGGGCGCGGTCTCGCAGACGCTCTCGGTGACGCAGCAGTCCGACCACCAGGACCAGGCGACGCAGTTCATCGAGTACTTCCTCAACGCCAAGAACATGGCCCAGCTGGCCAAGGGCGACTGGCTGCTGCCGACCAGCGACGCGGCGTCGGCCGAGCTGGAGAAGCTCACCGGCGGCAAGGACGGGTGGGACGTCGCGCTGGCGTCGGGCAAGGACCTGGTGCTCGCGCCGTTCCAGCAGGTGCCCGGCTACGCGGAGTGGAAGGACAAGATCGCCGATCCGGCCTTCCAGGAGTACTTCGCCGACCGGATCTCGCTGGACCAGCTGGGCAAGAAGCTGGTCGACGACGGCAACCCGATCCTCCAGTCCGCGGCACGGTAGGAGCAGGGCCCTGACCTCGTCCCCGACAGCCCCCGACGAGCAGGCGGCCGTGCGCGAGCGTGCGCGCGGCTGCCTGCTCGGGCTGGCCCTCGGCGACGCCCTCGGGGCGCCGGCCGAGAACCTGACGCCGGAGCAGATCGCGCAGCGTTGGGGCCGGCTCGACGCGTTCGTGGCCGACGACCCGGCGGGCACCGACGACACGGAGTTCGCGGCGTTCGCCGCCGGCCTGCTGCTCGAGCACGGGGCCGCGCTGACCGCCGCCGACGCGGCCGCGGCGTGGCGGCGCGACATCGTCGGCCAGCGCGAGGCCTTCCGCGGGGGCGGCTTCAGCACGCTCGAGGCGATCGTCAACCTCGAGCGCGGCTTGCAGCCGCCGCACAGCGGCCGGCACCACCACGCCTGGAGCGACGGGCTGGCGATGCGCGCCGCCGTGCACGGCGTGTTCGCGGCGGGCGATCCCGTGCTGGCCGCACGCCTGGCCGTCGCGGAGGGCAGCGTCGACCACGACGGCGAGGGCCTGCACGGCGGCGCGGCGGTCGCCGCCGGGGTGGCCTGCGCGATGGTCGGCGGCGACGCCCGTGCCGTGGCCGCCGCGGCGCTCGCCGCGATCCCGCCCGACAGCTGGACCGCGCGGGCGCTGACGGCCGCCGTCGCCGCCGGTGTCGCGGCCGATGGACCCCAGGACCTGACGGCCAGGCTGCACGCCGCGCTGGTCACCCACCGCTACCCGTGGACCGACCTCGCGCCCGAGGCCGTCGGCCTGGCGTTCGGCGCGTTCGTCGCGGCCGACGGCGCGTTCGTCGACAGCGTCGTCGGCGCGGTCAACCTCGGGCGCGACGCCGACACGATCGCCGCGATCGCCGGCGCGCTGGCCGGCGCGGTCGGGGGAGAGGACGCCCTGCCCGCCGACTGGCGGGCGCGGCTGGGCCCGCTGCGCGGCAGCTGCCTGCGGGTCGTCGCGGGACAGGACATGACGGAGATCGCCGACGCGCTCGCGGAGGCCTCGTGGCGACGCTGAGCGATCGCGTCCTGGGCACGGTGCTCGGCCTCGCGGTGGGCGACGCGGCCGGCTGGCCCGCGGTCCGGCACCGGGCGGTGGCGCTGCCGCCCTGGACGCGGCGGCTGGCGCGCGAGCTCGACGCGCACGCCGAGGAGCAGGGCGTCACCACGCTGCCGGTCCCCTTCAGCCTCAACCAGCCGCCGGCGCCGCTGCGCATCGGGCCCGGCGACGACGCCGAGTGGCTCGCGTTCACCGCCGAGCACGTCCTCGCGGCCGCGCCGCCCGACCGCGCGACGATCGACGCCGCGTGGGCGGCGCTGGCCCGGCGCGCGGACGAGCCCGGGCTGCGCGCGCGCATCTCGGTCCGCTGCGCGCTGGACCACCTCGCGGCCGGGCGCGCCGCACCGGTCAGCGGCCACGACCACCCGCACTGCGCCGACGACGCGGCGGCGCTGCGCGCTCCGGTCTTCGGCATGCTCGCGCCGGGCGACCCGGACGCCGCGGCCGCGCTGGCCGCGGTCGACGCCGCCGTCACCAACGCCGAGGACGGGCTGCACGCCGCGCGCGCGGTCGCCGCGGCGGTGGCAGTCGGCGTCGCGGCCGGCGGCGTCGAGGACGTCGTGGCCGCCGCGCTGGCCGAGCTGCCCGCCGGCACGGCGATCCGGCGCCAGGCCGACGCCGCGGTCGGCCTCGGGCGCGAGGCGGCGACGCAGGGCGGTCCGTTCGCCGTCGTCCCCGCCATCGACGGGCAGCTGCTGGACCACGTCTACAGCTACGGCGTCGCCGCGGCGGACACGTTGCCGGCCGCGCTGGCGCTGCTGGTCGCCGCGGACGGCGCGCTGGTCCCCGCGGTCTCCGCCGCCGCCTGCCTGGCGCGCTGCGCGGACTCCGCGCCGGCGCTGACCGGCGCGCTGGCCGGCGCGCTCGGCGGCGCCGGCGCCGTGCCCACGGCCTGGCGCGACCGCGTCGCGACGCTGGCCGGGTGCTGCCTGCCCGAGCTCGCCGGGCGCGACCTCCACGACCTTGGCCGGCGGCTCGCGCAGCGCGCCGGCACACCGCCAACCCAGACGACAGGAGCCGTCACATGATCTCCGAGACCGCCCGCGCCATCGCCTTGGAGGACCGCGCCGTCGGCTGCCTGGCGGGCAGCGCCGTCGGCGACGCCCTCGGCGGTCCGACCGAGGGCTGGTCGCCCGAGGACATCCGCGCGCGCTACGGCGGCTGGGTCGAGGGCTTCGTCCCGCCGTTCTACCCCGACTGGCGCGAGGCGCGCCCGATCGCCCCCTACCGCAAGGGTGACGGGCGCGTGACCGACGACACGCTGATGACCCACGCGCTCGTCCGCGTCTACCGGTCCAAGCGCGACCACCTCGACGCCTACGACATCGCGTCCGAGCTCGTGCCGTTGATGATCGGGGAGAAGCAGTGGATCCCCGAGCTCGACCGCGAGGCGCTGCCGCTCGAGCGCGTCTTCCTGGCCGAGAAGTGGCTCGTGCTGCGGCTGCACTACGGCCACGTCGACCCGCGCGAGGCCGGCGTCGGCAACGTGGTCAACTGCGGCGCCGCGATGTACATGGCGCCGGTCGGCGTGGCCAACGCGGCCAACCCGCGCGCGGCGTACGCGGAGGCGATCGATCTCGCCGGCCCGCATCAGTCGAGCTTCGGCCGGGAGGCCGCGGGCGTGCTGGCCGCGGGCGTCGCCGCCGCCATGGCGCCCGGCGCGACGGCCGACTCCGTGATCGGCGCCTGCCTGGACGTCGCCCACGACGGGACGGCCGCCGCGATCGACGCGGTCGTCGAGGCGGCCGGGCGCTGCGACAGCTGGCGCGAGGCGCTGCCCGTGCTGCGCGACGCCGTGCGCCCGTACGACACGGTCGCCGACACCTACCGCGAGCCCGGCCTGGGCGCGCGCCGGCCGAGCCGGCTGCACGCGATCGAGGAGCTGCCCGTGGCGCTCGGGCTCGTGCGCATCGCCGGCGGCCGCTACGAGGACGCCGTCCTGGCGGGCGTCAACTACGGCCGCGACTCGGACTCGATCGCGTCGATGGCCGGCGCGATCTGCGGCGCCCTGCACGGTCGCGACGCGGTGCCCGAGGCGTGGCGGACGGGCGTCGCCTACGCCAGCCGGCTCGACATCGAGGAGCCGGGACGCGGCATGGCCGCGGTGGCGGCCGAGATCTTCGCGCGCGACGTCGAGCGCCGGACGGCCGTCGACGCGACGTTCCGCGCGCTGCTGGAGGACGACGCGTGCGCTTGACCTGGGTGCAGCCCGAGGACCTCGCCGGCTTCGCCCTGGACCAGGCGCGCCAGGAGGGCCGCGACGTGACCGCTCAAGCCCGCCGCTGGGCGGCGGCCGGCGGCCTTCCGGCGCCGGCGCGCCGCG contains:
- a CDS encoding ABC transporter permease, encoding MSASVTTDQHAAALGAAADPGAPAPRGARLGHLAALSRYGVLLTFALVFVGFAIAIPDVFLTGRNMSNIINSAAVPALLAVGLTVPLVIGDFDLSVGSGASLGGALTVVLMASHGWSPVAAVAAALVVAAAVGALNGTIVAVLGASSFIITLAMGSVLTGVEFLLTKQQTIVVGIPQGFTDVGTASVGGVQVPVLITLGVAVVLATVLGQTPFGRYVRAAGANRTAAELLGLPVRRLRVGALMVSAVCAGLAGVFIVSVAGNSFPNAGASQLLPAFAAAFLGSTLLPSRQFSLLGAWASAWLLEMVATGLVELNLDAWTIDVFNGLVLIVAIVAALHGRRSAR
- a CDS encoding ATP-binding cassette domain-containing protein, yielding MSGGVDAYVEATDVHLSFGSVHALRGASIRIPKGAVEGLVGHNGAGKSTLISVICGAQVPDAGSLVVRGAPLRGGSVAEAEERGVVLVPQRTSLFEELTVLDNLLIPRRFPIARTGTIAWSAARAAARAALAQVRLEVDLDARVTDLTVPERRALMIARALLRRPRLLILDEPTEAFTEGEVARLFETLRAMIGDGLTVLYVSHRLDEVLDLAGHVTIMRDGATVGRVAAGGVDRRALVGLMLGEEAPAVARLERRDDLHARRAGTVLALHDVRSPALHGVDLRVGAGEVVGLYGLAGAGRSEILRVVAGLRPATGGTVELHGAPLEGTVGQRRSAGVSLLSADVAGEGALPGLTVRENVAIGVAGGVRTTRRAPFVSRARETIVARAALEEVGLDPGRLEAPVETLSGGMQQKVMLARSLVGASALWLLDEPMTGLDVHSRVELAALLRRLVGERRAAAAAAVPRGALVVLSEFEDLTMMCDRVYAVRDGRIVAEYHAGEFDEPALVHAVSFERAA
- a CDS encoding FAD-dependent oxidoreductase, translated to MSTATATPMTFAGEGLYPRLFSPWALRNQEVKNHIIFPPTCPTWTDQGVLTDMATAYYEERAKHEVGLIIIGATHVHRDSLAAPLMTPQLFNDDNVEPLRAIADAVHAHGTKLAIQLWHSGMRGFPFPKQDPGYDLDASWHTVSPSAIPLGEFPGGGTPKELTDGEILDVIDAFGTAAERAARAGLDGVEFHLSHGYLAWQFLSPLYNHRTDRWGGSYENRLRFPIACMEKIREAVGPEMFMGYRINSTSFWPGDLEIDDIKQIVGDLEQRVDVDYVSVSAGVHHAFIHTPMEFEAGWEKGYARAVKDVSTKPVFLVGRITTPEDAERLLEEEQGDAICLARQMFADPEWGRKAREGRSEDIRRCVAANLCWRKASTGQRVQCVYNPTMGRESRWGAGTLTPVAEPRNVVVVGGGPSGLECARVAAARGHNVTVLEREADPGGHVRLQSLLPSRSEYGRIGTWLAEQAVKNGATIRTGTDVTEDNIAGLLDELRADKVVVATGASIAVDGFQGWTAEALPGHDTASLVGWDDVVTGRATPTGDVLVVDDVCDVVAPLTAVALANAGARVKIVTRWPMIGMDTILDVYLEWILPQVYRAGVEMVCDRFVKEIRGKETVLQNVHAPDDELVLPSDHLVMVTARRAEHALADLLAEQGVDVATIGCAVAPRGTYEAVFEGHREGRRI
- a CDS encoding fumarylacetoacetate hydrolase family protein, which encodes MRQVSVLTDEGRRAGILDRERVYVTSYPGLEAAVAAGADLASAPGSWRPAEAVRFDAPLRPPVVLCAGQNYADHLDEKAPVEVEDPEFFIKAGQTIAAPGEVCLLDGDVTTKLDYETELGIVIGVPGHRIAAEDAHRHIAGYVVLNDLTARDRQVVVHPDGSFGLALGPGKNFDGATRMSSWVTTGDEVGDPQALGLTTRVNGELRQSNSTAAMVFSIGRIVEYLSNLLTLQPGTVIATGTPGGTGWGMDAQLGGTSTTPEGCAPARYLAHGDAVTSAVEGVGELSFHVRAAGRGDRRLRQAA
- a CDS encoding LacI family DNA-binding transcriptional regulator, which translates into the protein MTPKRPTSSAAPTVDTVARAAGVSIASVSRVLNGLPASDEVADRVHAAVAEVGYQPNAAARSLKSRRTHQIAFAMENIANPVYVAMVHAIQEVAKERGYQLLLHSTDADADDELALLNGLGRRYVDGLIISPIRMSPAHVEALRTAAAPVVVIGATPDDLAVDTVRVDSRAGAARAVEHLVDTGRRRIAFVNGPVDTTPGSIRRAGYEDGLAARGIALDEELLETADFRLAGGAEAARRILERTRPDAIFCANDLMALGVLNVLREAGLRVPEDVAVVGMDDIDLATIAWPQLSSVSLGSDERGRRAAELLFERLEQPDREPRRELVETSLVVRGSSAAREVAS